The following proteins are co-located in the Nocardia bhagyanarayanae genome:
- a CDS encoding alpha/beta hydrolase, with protein MRKLCLAAAVTACATALLYPSTANADLATGTVESVAPLAAVATPPDAADAARLLYRSTTAGNAPTTTSAAVYFPAGTPPEGGWPVIAWAHGTVGLGDDCAYSIAGPGARERDWAYLGTWLKQGYAVVAADYAGLGTPGEHPYLNGAVEAHNVVDAVKAATSRYPALAKKWVVVGQSQGGGAAVFTARYATEFGGPDLDYRGAVGTGVPAYIEDILLPLGPGMPPLELNPHSTAYVLYILNGLRTTYPELDIESYLTDAGREWLVRARTVCINEFGDELGAADVVLGDLFARPLAQIPDLRGILTRTMGLPESGYDRPLFLGQGLRDTDVITPATLAFAATLQANGQPVTLRTYDQDHSGAVNASLPDSLPFVRNLFS; from the coding sequence ATGCGGAAGCTATGCCTCGCCGCGGCCGTCACGGCCTGCGCGACCGCCCTGCTGTACCCGTCCACCGCGAACGCGGACCTCGCGACGGGGACGGTCGAATCCGTCGCGCCGCTCGCCGCGGTCGCGACACCGCCGGACGCCGCCGACGCGGCCCGCCTCCTGTACCGCTCCACCACCGCGGGCAACGCGCCGACCACCACGAGCGCCGCCGTCTACTTCCCGGCCGGAACGCCGCCCGAAGGCGGGTGGCCGGTGATCGCCTGGGCGCACGGCACCGTCGGCCTCGGCGACGACTGCGCCTACAGCATCGCGGGCCCCGGCGCCCGCGAACGCGACTGGGCCTACCTGGGCACCTGGCTGAAGCAGGGGTACGCCGTGGTCGCCGCCGACTACGCGGGCCTCGGCACACCCGGCGAGCACCCCTACTTGAACGGCGCCGTCGAGGCACACAACGTCGTGGACGCGGTGAAGGCCGCGACCAGCCGGTATCCCGCGCTGGCGAAGAAGTGGGTGGTGGTCGGCCAGTCGCAGGGCGGCGGCGCGGCCGTCTTCACCGCCCGCTACGCCACCGAGTTCGGCGGGCCCGATCTGGACTACCGCGGCGCGGTCGGCACCGGCGTGCCCGCCTACATCGAGGACATCCTGCTGCCGCTCGGCCCCGGCATGCCGCCGCTGGAACTGAATCCGCACAGCACCGCCTACGTGCTGTACATCCTCAACGGCCTGCGCACCACCTACCCCGAACTCGACATCGAGTCCTACCTGACCGACGCCGGCCGCGAGTGGCTCGTTCGCGCCCGCACCGTGTGCATCAACGAATTCGGCGACGAGCTCGGCGCGGCCGATGTCGTCCTCGGCGACCTCTTCGCCCGCCCCCTCGCCCAGATCCCCGACCTGCGCGGCATCCTCACCCGGACCATGGGTCTCCCCGAATCCGGCTACGACCGCCCCCTCTTCCTCGGCCAGGGCCTGCGCGACACCGACGTCATCACCCCCGCGACTCTCGCCTTCGCGGCGACGTTGCAGGCCAACGGGCAGCCGGTCACGTTGCGCACGTACGACCAGGACCACAGCGGAGCCGTCAACGCCTCTCTGCCCGATTCCCTACCGTTCGTGCGAAATCTGTTCTCCTGA